The proteins below come from a single Chitinophaga pinensis DSM 2588 genomic window:
- a CDS encoding SusC/RagA family TonB-linked outer membrane protein: MKLSLRAFLRMRPAPGKQKSALPVWLTTIVAMLLLTGAYAQNNPPVRGKVLDETGKPLSGVTVAIKNTSRGTVTGTDGSYSISAAAGDVLLFSFVGYTTAQVTVGSGAKYEISLAPNSQSLEQMVVIGYGAQKKSSLTGSVASVNSKTIAELPVVSVQQALQGRVAGLTVTNNGTPGSDPIIRIRGISSISYASDPLYVIDGFPTSNLASFDSRDVQSVEVLKDASAAAIYGSRATNGVIIITTKKGSRDGKPHVNFDSYVGVQSAWKTVDLLNTQQYLQYERALNGAAGIAKPPRLEDANFNQPLYDGTSQSFAQTNTDWQDAYFRKALITQSNVSVSGGNEASRYYMSAGHLKQDGIAQGVNYERGNFRINSEHNISKAFTVGENLLLSYSKQRYDNTSGNRTRLANIIRALPYLPVYDPTTNGGFRNAENSVDGADPTNPVEDAILLGNAHRQVFKLLGTVYAQVNLTTWLNFRSTFGADYVSNYQHEFLPIYNDKGRNASVATINDQRSNRTTLLYTQQLTFDKTFGQHHINAVAVYERQQADNFGETQSGNQSTNDRETFVGATNVTAFSSRTATLIQSYIGRVSYDFAGKYLLSGAIRRDGLSVWAPGKKFQSFPSVSAGWKIDQEPFLQPVTALSELKLRGGWGVTGLNAIGVFPALQNSILSNEYPWQAVVQANGASYPFGNTITVGNASYYNQLASSGLEWEKTKQLNIGLDLGLFNNRITFTAEWYRRQTDNLILTIPTPYSFGFGGTGSELNAASMRNNGVDLQLGYNKTGGNFTWNLSGNIGFIKNRILSLNTPGATIDAGADADFGNGNMTRTVAGQAIQSFYGYVVDGIFQSQDEVNKSPVQIEGSDPAKSTAAGDIKFKDLNGDGKITADDRTFLGTYIPKFTYALNYSGSYKSFDLSLFFQGVQGNKIFNGTRVLREGMARLFGAGVEVLDAWTPGNTNTDIPRAVSGDPNQNARVSDRWIENGSYLRLKNVILGYSLPASALRTLTHGAVSNFRVYVSSQNLLTFTGYKGWDPEIGSKNTTLTNGVDYGQYPSARSFQFGLQVGF, translated from the coding sequence ATGAAGCTTTCTTTACGAGCTTTTCTCCGGATGCGTCCGGCCCCCGGCAAACAGAAAAGTGCGCTTCCGGTTTGGCTGACCACAATTGTGGCCATGTTGTTGCTGACCGGCGCCTATGCCCAGAACAACCCACCAGTCAGAGGTAAGGTACTCGACGAGACAGGGAAGCCCCTGTCTGGTGTTACCGTCGCTATTAAAAACACTTCCAGAGGTACTGTTACCGGTACTGATGGTAGTTACAGTATCAGTGCTGCCGCAGGCGACGTACTGTTATTCAGTTTTGTGGGGTATACCACCGCACAGGTAACGGTGGGCAGTGGCGCCAAGTACGAGATCAGCCTTGCTCCGAATTCACAATCACTGGAGCAGATGGTGGTGATCGGTTATGGTGCACAGAAGAAAAGTTCCCTGACGGGTTCTGTGGCTTCTGTCAACAGTAAGACCATTGCCGAATTGCCGGTAGTCAGCGTACAACAGGCCCTGCAAGGTCGTGTGGCTGGTCTGACCGTTACTAATAACGGTACGCCTGGTTCCGATCCGATCATCCGTATCAGGGGTATCAGTTCTATCAGCTATGCTTCTGACCCGCTGTATGTGATAGACGGATTTCCGACTTCTAACCTGGCCAGTTTCGACAGTAGAGATGTGCAATCGGTAGAAGTGCTGAAGGATGCGAGTGCGGCAGCTATTTATGGTTCCCGTGCCACCAATGGCGTTATCATCATTACCACCAAGAAAGGTTCCCGGGATGGCAAACCGCATGTCAACTTTGACTCTTACGTGGGCGTACAATCTGCCTGGAAGACCGTCGACCTGCTTAATACGCAACAATACCTGCAATATGAGCGTGCCTTGAATGGTGCAGCGGGTATTGCCAAACCTCCGCGTCTGGAAGATGCTAATTTCAATCAACCGCTGTATGACGGTACTTCCCAGAGCTTTGCACAGACAAATACAGATTGGCAGGATGCTTATTTCAGAAAAGCACTGATCACACAGTCGAATGTATCTGTGAGCGGCGGTAATGAAGCCTCCCGTTATTATATGTCCGCCGGACACCTGAAGCAGGATGGTATCGCGCAGGGTGTTAATTATGAGCGTGGTAATTTCCGTATCAACTCAGAACATAATATCAGTAAGGCGTTTACCGTAGGAGAAAACCTATTGCTGTCTTATTCCAAACAGCGCTATGACAATACTTCCGGTAACAGGACCCGCCTGGCTAATATTATCAGGGCATTGCCCTATCTGCCGGTATATGATCCGACGACTAATGGCGGGTTCCGGAATGCGGAGAACAGTGTGGATGGTGCAGACCCTACCAATCCGGTGGAAGATGCAATTCTTCTGGGTAATGCACACCGCCAGGTATTCAAGTTACTGGGTACTGTGTATGCGCAGGTGAATCTTACGACCTGGCTGAATTTCCGCTCTACATTCGGGGCGGATTATGTTTCGAACTATCAGCATGAATTCCTGCCTATTTACAATGACAAGGGTAGGAATGCGTCTGTCGCGACGATCAATGACCAGCGCTCCAACAGAACAACTTTGTTATATACACAACAGCTGACTTTTGACAAGACATTTGGTCAACACCATATCAATGCGGTGGCTGTATATGAGAGGCAACAGGCGGATAATTTCGGGGAGACACAATCCGGCAACCAGAGTACTAATGACCGGGAAACATTTGTGGGTGCTACGAATGTGACGGCTTTTTCCTCCCGTACGGCTACTTTGATACAGTCTTATATTGGTCGTGTCAGTTATGATTTTGCCGGCAAATATTTGCTTAGTGGCGCTATCCGTCGTGATGGACTTTCCGTATGGGCGCCCGGTAAAAAGTTCCAGAGTTTCCCATCTGTATCAGCAGGTTGGAAGATCGACCAGGAGCCTTTCCTGCAACCGGTGACTGCTCTCTCAGAATTGAAGCTTCGTGGTGGATGGGGTGTCACAGGTCTGAATGCAATCGGCGTCTTTCCTGCATTGCAGAATTCCATTCTTTCCAACGAGTATCCCTGGCAGGCGGTAGTACAAGCCAATGGTGCGAGTTATCCTTTTGGTAATACCATCACAGTCGGTAATGCTTCTTATTACAATCAGCTGGCCAGCAGCGGACTGGAATGGGAGAAAACCAAACAGTTGAATATCGGACTGGACCTGGGTTTGTTTAATAACCGTATCACTTTTACTGCTGAATGGTACCGGAGACAGACAGATAACCTGATCCTGACAATTCCGACGCCTTATAGCTTTGGTTTCGGGGGAACTGGTTCGGAATTGAATGCGGCTTCTATGAGGAATAACGGCGTGGATCTGCAACTGGGCTATAATAAAACCGGTGGCAACTTTACCTGGAATCTGAGCGGTAATATCGGGTTTATCAAGAACAGGATTCTTAGTCTGAATACCCCCGGTGCTACGATCGACGCCGGTGCAGATGCGGACTTTGGCAACGGCAACATGACCCGTACAGTAGCCGGACAGGCGATCCAGTCTTTTTATGGTTACGTGGTAGATGGCATTTTCCAGAGTCAGGACGAAGTGAATAAGAGCCCGGTGCAGATTGAAGGGTCTGATCCGGCAAAATCTACTGCTGCCGGTGATATCAAATTCAAAGACCTGAATGGAGATGGTAAGATCACTGCGGATGACCGTACCTTCCTCGGTACCTATATTCCTAAGTTCACTTATGCGCTGAACTACAGCGGTAGCTATAAAAGCTTTGATCTCTCCTTATTCTTCCAGGGAGTGCAGGGTAACAAAATCTTCAATGGTACCCGTGTATTGCGTGAAGGTATGGCCCGTCTGTTTGGTGCAGGTGTGGAAGTACTGGATGCGTGGACACCGGGCAATACCAATACAGATATCCCGAGGGCAGTCAGTGGTGATCCTAACCAGAATGCCCGCGTATCAGACCGCTGGATCGAGAATGGCTCTTATCTGCGTCTGAAGAACGTTATTCTTGGTTACTCATTGCCGGCATCTGCGTTACGTACGCTTACCCATGGGGCAGTCAGCAATTTCAGGGTGTATGTTTCCTCTCAGAACCTGCTGACTTTTACCGGTTACAAGGGATGGGATCCGGAGATCGGTTCCAAGAATACGACACTTACCAATGGTGTTGATTATGGTCAGTATCCTTCCGCAAGGTCATTCCAGTTTGGCTTGCAGGTAGGTTTCTAA
- a CDS encoding histidine kinase dimerization/phosphoacceptor domain -containing protein yields the protein MNHHHKTGGTRLLFFIINLLFLTCGTAFTYAASADDRQAPVTEITHLMEKGQHILLKPGAERKDIDSVLQIADRMEAVSKQLQDEQGLGLSKLLRVMALREDGHPEKGRPFAREAVDLLGRSGSKRQKADAILELGSTYSNSDPDLLPKIALYEQGIAIYQQLGNKMKEATLLEVLGDLYLLKQELPTAMAHLNRALALYKSLNYPRLQGIYALMGSVYNEQSNFVEALRYNLLAVKRGEEQHDSSTLMAAIYNRLAISYYSIDYNKQALEYYQKGIRISRINNDVAGVQNLLFNIGEILGKMKRYDEALDSLNTAYTRFPVADIYDEGYFMMRYLTIYGNMKDYSNAEKYYRKILPIYGQVNEGMKQELRVTIASYLTKTNHYAEAAHYLDSFAIMETSYPAAVSRNAMVALLQYKTDSALGNLSGAIKHILRHKMLSDSARNLALSKQLGQIQLQFETEQKDKDIRLLVQKNQLQEADLQKEKVFRYVIIGGVIILIAFLTLMYARYRSKKRTNIQLETQQNEINAQNEALKGLLDEKEWLLKEIHHRVKNNLQIIISLLNTQSQYLNNKDALAAIRNSQQRMYSMSLIHQRLYQTDNLGKIDMHWYIPEMIGYMKDSFETEKKISFKVDCTPIELDVIQAVPLGLILNEAVSNAIKYAFPDDRRGRISVNLQMIAEDTCELSVSDDGVGIPEGKDPLATASLGMSLMEGLAMQLDGTFDLRNNYPGVSVRISFKYQNFAASEKALAYAD from the coding sequence ATGAATCATCACCACAAAACCGGCGGCACCCGCCTGTTATTCTTTATTATAAACCTGCTTTTCCTTACCTGTGGAACAGCATTTACTTACGCGGCTTCGGCCGACGACCGGCAGGCGCCCGTAACAGAAATTACACACCTGATGGAAAAAGGCCAGCATATATTGCTAAAGCCAGGTGCTGAGCGGAAAGATATAGATAGCGTGCTGCAAATCGCAGATCGGATGGAAGCAGTAAGCAAACAGCTACAAGATGAGCAGGGACTCGGATTAAGTAAACTGCTAAGGGTGATGGCACTCCGGGAAGATGGCCACCCTGAAAAAGGACGACCATTTGCCAGGGAAGCAGTTGATCTGCTCGGTCGCTCAGGAAGTAAACGCCAGAAGGCAGACGCCATCCTGGAATTAGGTAGTACTTATAGTAATTCAGACCCCGATCTCCTGCCCAAAATAGCGCTCTATGAACAGGGCATTGCCATTTACCAGCAACTGGGAAATAAAATGAAAGAGGCCACCCTGCTGGAAGTATTAGGAGACCTATATCTGCTGAAACAGGAACTTCCAACAGCCATGGCCCACCTGAATCGCGCGCTGGCACTTTATAAATCACTCAACTATCCAAGGCTGCAGGGTATTTATGCCCTCATGGGCAGTGTGTACAACGAACAGAGTAATTTCGTGGAAGCACTGCGCTATAACCTGCTGGCCGTGAAAAGAGGCGAGGAGCAGCACGATTCCAGTACCCTTATGGCCGCTATTTATAACCGGCTTGCCATCAGCTATTATAGCATCGATTACAATAAACAGGCGCTGGAATATTACCAGAAAGGCATCCGCATATCCCGGATCAACAACGATGTTGCCGGTGTGCAAAACCTGCTTTTTAATATCGGAGAGATCCTGGGAAAAATGAAACGGTATGACGAAGCACTGGACAGCCTGAATACGGCCTATACTCGTTTTCCCGTAGCCGACATATACGACGAAGGGTACTTTATGATGCGGTATTTGACTATCTATGGCAACATGAAGGACTATAGCAATGCAGAAAAATATTACCGGAAAATACTACCCATTTACGGACAGGTGAATGAAGGCATGAAACAGGAGCTGAGGGTAACAATAGCCTCCTACCTGACCAAAACCAATCATTACGCAGAAGCAGCACATTATCTGGATTCCTTCGCGATTATGGAGACTTCTTATCCGGCTGCTGTATCGCGCAACGCCATGGTCGCACTTCTGCAATACAAAACAGATTCCGCATTAGGCAATCTTTCAGGCGCTATTAAACATATACTTCGGCACAAAATGTTGTCTGACTCCGCGCGTAATCTCGCCCTGTCAAAACAACTGGGACAGATCCAGCTACAGTTTGAAACGGAGCAGAAAGATAAAGACATCAGACTCCTGGTACAGAAAAACCAGTTGCAGGAAGCTGACCTGCAAAAAGAAAAGGTCTTCCGCTATGTGATCATTGGTGGTGTAATCATCCTCATTGCCTTCCTCACCCTGATGTATGCCCGCTACCGGAGTAAAAAGCGGACCAACATCCAGCTGGAAACCCAGCAGAATGAGATCAACGCACAGAACGAAGCACTCAAAGGACTGCTGGATGAAAAAGAATGGCTGCTGAAAGAAATTCACCATCGGGTGAAAAACAACCTGCAGATCATCATCAGCCTCCTCAACACACAATCCCAGTACCTGAATAACAAAGACGCCCTGGCAGCTATCCGCAACAGCCAGCAGCGCATGTATTCCATGTCCCTCATACACCAGCGACTGTATCAGACAGACAACCTGGGTAAGATCGACATGCACTGGTATATCCCCGAGATGATCGGGTACATGAAGGACAGCTTCGAAACAGAGAAAAAGATCAGTTTTAAGGTCGATTGCACCCCTATAGAGCTCGATGTGATCCAGGCAGTACCTCTGGGCCTCATTTTGAATGAAGCGGTCAGCAATGCCATTAAATATGCCTTTCCGGATGATCGCAGGGGAAGGATATCGGTGAATTTACAGATGATCGCAGAAGATACCTGTGAACTCAGTGTCAGCGACGACGGTGTCGGTATCCCCGAAGGAAAAGACCCGTTAGCCACCGCCTCTCTTGGTATGAGCCTCATGGAGGGTCTCGCCATGCAGCTGGATGGAACTTTTGACCTGCGCAATAATTATCCGGGCGTTTCTGTCAGAATTTCGTTCAAATACCAGAACTTTGCTGCCAGCGAAAAAGCACTCGCTTACGCCGACTAA
- a CDS encoding glycoside hydrolase family 43 protein: MRVLKFSPVFILPAALAFGCYSCQPAGSSKSGDSTHTTISADSTGKEYLSQPLVSHIYTADPSAHVFNGRIYIYPSHDTATGIPEDDLGSHFDMKDFHVLSMDAVGGPVTDHGVALSIKDIPWAGRQLWAPDAAYVNGTYYLYFPVKDKKDVFHIGVATSTKPEGPFTAEKEPIPRSYSIDPCVFRDDDGKFYMYFGGIWGGQLQRWNSNQYDSAKGNRTPEELAILPRMAMLDKDMKHFDGPVDEVKIVDEKGQPFHEKDNDKRFFEASWMHKYKGKYYFSYSTGDTHNLCYAIGDSPRGPFTYKGIILKPVEGWTSHHSIIEKDGKWYLFYHDVQLSGKTYLRNVKVTELHYNEDGSIQTINPSL, encoded by the coding sequence ATGCGCGTTTTAAAATTTTCACCTGTTTTTATCCTCCCGGCTGCATTAGCCTTCGGCTGCTATAGCTGCCAGCCAGCCGGTTCTTCAAAGTCCGGCGATAGTACACACACCACTATCTCCGCTGACAGCACCGGAAAGGAATACCTTTCACAGCCCCTGGTCAGCCATATCTACACCGCTGATCCGTCCGCCCATGTGTTCAATGGCAGGATCTATATCTACCCTTCCCATGACACCGCCACCGGTATCCCGGAAGATGATCTGGGCAGCCATTTCGATATGAAAGACTTTCATGTCCTGTCCATGGACGCTGTCGGCGGTCCCGTAACAGATCATGGTGTAGCACTCAGTATCAAAGACATTCCCTGGGCCGGCCGCCAATTATGGGCGCCGGATGCGGCTTATGTAAACGGAACTTATTATCTCTACTTCCCGGTAAAAGACAAAAAGGATGTTTTCCATATCGGCGTAGCCACCAGCACCAAACCCGAAGGACCTTTTACTGCAGAAAAAGAACCGATCCCCCGCAGCTACAGTATCGACCCTTGTGTATTCAGAGATGATGATGGTAAGTTTTATATGTACTTCGGTGGCATCTGGGGCGGACAATTGCAACGCTGGAATAGTAACCAGTACGATTCTGCCAAAGGCAACCGTACACCCGAAGAACTGGCTATCCTGCCCAGAATGGCGATGCTGGACAAAGACATGAAACATTTCGACGGCCCCGTCGATGAAGTAAAAATAGTGGACGAAAAAGGACAGCCTTTCCATGAAAAAGACAACGATAAACGTTTCTTTGAAGCATCCTGGATGCATAAATACAAAGGGAAATATTACTTCTCCTACTCGACTGGTGACACCCACAATCTGTGTTATGCCATCGGTGATAGTCCCCGGGGACCGTTCACCTATAAAGGTATTATCCTGAAACCTGTGGAAGGATGGACGAGTCACCATTCCATCATTGAAAAAGATGGTAAATGGTACCTGTTCTACCATGACGTGCAGTTATCCGGCAAAACCTACCTCCGTAATGTCAAGGTGACCGAACTACATTATAACGAGGATGGCAGTATTCAAACCATCAATCCATCCCTATGA
- a CDS encoding response regulator, translated as MQDTLLIVDDNKDILQLLSRDLGKDYLVVTAQNGQHALEMIENHPVRIIISDMQTPLLSGFDLCQHVKTSLHYAHIPVILLTAGKRLQSQLDGLKAGADACIDKPFSSEHLKAQINSLLNNRKKIRAYYTRYPQGHIATAHCPKPEEDFLAALNSLILDNIENTALDVDLLAKLLNISRPTLYRKIKALSDMTPNELVMETRLKKAVELLTGTGYKIFEVALMTGFNSQSSFGKAFLRQFKMTPTAFQQIRKKDGILRTSFL; from the coding sequence ATGCAAGACACACTATTAATAGTGGATGACAACAAGGACATATTACAGCTGCTGTCCAGGGACCTGGGGAAGGACTACCTCGTCGTTACCGCTCAAAACGGCCAACATGCGCTTGAAATGATAGAAAATCATCCTGTCCGCATCATCATCTCAGATATGCAGACGCCGTTGCTCAGTGGTTTTGACCTTTGTCAGCACGTCAAAACAAGCCTGCACTACGCGCATATTCCTGTTATTCTTCTGACGGCAGGAAAAAGGTTGCAATCCCAGTTAGATGGACTGAAAGCAGGTGCCGATGCCTGTATTGATAAACCCTTTTCCTCCGAACACCTGAAGGCCCAGATCAATAGCTTGCTGAACAACCGGAAAAAGATCAGGGCCTATTACACCCGCTACCCACAGGGCCATATCGCAACTGCCCATTGTCCCAAACCGGAAGAAGACTTTCTCGCTGCATTAAACAGCCTTATTCTCGACAATATCGAAAACACGGCCCTGGATGTAGACCTGCTGGCAAAACTGCTGAACATCAGCCGCCCTACCCTTTACAGGAAGATCAAGGCGCTGTCTGATATGACGCCCAATGAACTCGTCATGGAAACCAGACTGAAAAAAGCAGTCGAATTACTGACAGGTACGGGGTATAAAATATTTGAAGTTGCCCTGATGACCGGATTCAATTCCCAGAGCAGTTTTGGCAAGGCTTTTCTCCGGCAGTTCAAGATGACGCCTACCGCTTTTCAACAGATCAGAAAAAAAGATGGAATCCTCCGGACATCCTTTTTATAG
- a CDS encoding RagB/SusD family nutrient uptake outer membrane protein, which produces MKKSISYKHIMTALLTAALFTSSCTKDLDKTNPSYATLDNYFKNSAEMQKGTNAIYSAFHAGNLVGREWFFVHDLRSDDVSSGGGQLEVPRAQMLNGATSSDNAVMASVWRGLYTVIHRANTVIGSAPNVTDNDELRDQCVAEAKFFRAWAYFELVTLWGPVPLYTVVVSAPDQFQARAATDAVYTQIIKDLTEAAADLKPSYGAADQGKITSGAANAMLGRAQLQKGDYAAAKEALLKVTGSGLYHLVNNYMDNFLEETEFNAESIWEAVYFDRGDNGFDWNGTGDGAGTAQSTIRNQEYSPVAWRNLIPSNKYLNEFENTATGAAKTDPRYGGSVYQTGDKFNNDADVLTDAMQNGNASLVNGVTKKVSWRKFMIIYKQSLSTASYHPGGNNQRIIRYAEVLLMLAECENELGNTGAAVGYLNQIRDRVSVAMPHYPTAQFPVSNKEQITKALMHEKMVEMGGEEIRNRDILRWRKKGYFTTDPLSYFRANRDELLPIPQQEIDNNPQLGAGGVAKQNPGY; this is translated from the coding sequence ATGAAAAAGAGTATTTCCTATAAACATATTATGACGGCGCTTTTGACAGCGGCCCTGTTTACCAGCTCCTGTACAAAGGATCTGGACAAGACGAATCCCAGTTACGCTACACTGGATAATTACTTTAAGAACAGCGCTGAGATGCAGAAAGGCACGAATGCCATTTACTCCGCTTTTCATGCGGGTAACCTGGTGGGCAGGGAATGGTTTTTTGTACACGATCTCAGGAGTGATGATGTGTCATCAGGTGGCGGACAGCTGGAAGTGCCCAGGGCACAGATGCTGAACGGCGCTACTTCTTCTGATAATGCGGTGATGGCGAGTGTGTGGAGAGGGCTGTATACGGTAATTCATCGTGCGAATACGGTGATAGGCAGTGCGCCGAATGTAACAGACAATGATGAGTTACGCGACCAGTGTGTCGCTGAAGCCAAGTTCTTTCGTGCCTGGGCTTATTTCGAGCTGGTGACCCTCTGGGGGCCTGTACCGCTGTATACGGTGGTTGTCAGTGCGCCCGATCAGTTTCAGGCAAGAGCGGCGACGGACGCTGTATATACTCAGATCATCAAAGACCTGACAGAAGCTGCTGCTGATCTGAAACCCAGCTATGGCGCCGCGGACCAGGGGAAGATCACTTCCGGTGCTGCCAATGCCATGCTTGGCAGGGCGCAGTTACAGAAAGGCGATTATGCGGCTGCAAAAGAAGCTTTGCTGAAAGTGACGGGTTCCGGTTTGTATCACCTGGTGAACAATTACATGGATAATTTCCTGGAAGAAACGGAGTTCAATGCAGAGTCAATCTGGGAGGCCGTTTATTTCGACAGGGGCGATAATGGTTTTGACTGGAATGGTACCGGTGATGGAGCAGGGACTGCGCAATCTACTATCCGTAATCAGGAGTATAGTCCGGTAGCCTGGAGAAATCTTATTCCTTCCAATAAATATCTCAACGAATTTGAAAATACGGCTACCGGTGCTGCTAAGACCGATCCGCGTTATGGCGGTTCTGTATACCAGACCGGGGATAAGTTCAATAACGATGCAGATGTACTGACAGACGCGATGCAGAATGGGAATGCTTCGTTGGTGAATGGCGTTACCAAAAAAGTAAGCTGGCGTAAGTTTATGATAATCTATAAGCAAAGTCTATCGACAGCTTCTTATCACCCGGGGGGCAACAACCAGCGTATTATCCGCTATGCGGAAGTGCTGCTGATGCTGGCGGAATGTGAGAATGAACTAGGTAATACAGGCGCCGCTGTGGGTTATCTGAATCAGATCAGGGACAGGGTATCAGTCGCCATGCCGCATTATCCCACCGCACAGTTCCCGGTGTCTAATAAGGAGCAGATAACGAAAGCATTGATGCATGAGAAAATGGTAGAAATGGGAGGTGAAGAGATCCGCAACCGGGATATTCTGAGATGGCGGAAGAAGGGGTATTTCACGACGGATCCGTTGTCTTACTTCAGGGCTAACAGGGATGAGCTGTTGCCCATCCCGCAGCAGGAAATTGATAACAACCCACAATTGGGAGCCGGAGGCGTAGCCAAACAGAACCCGGGTTATTAA
- a CDS encoding sialate O-acetylesterase — MMRYRYLIAGALLFSLLHARSVAQVRLPRLVSDSMVLQRNTPVQLWGWASPQEKIRITFRGKQIRTTAGSDGKWSATIPAMSHGGPFTMDIKGKNHIILRDILVGDVWLCAGQSNMVHQMTLHSERYAFDITNANFPEIRHFKIPQTTNLKAPSDDLSAAYWKSATPTDVADFSAVAYFFARNLYQRYHVPVGLINASVGGTPIEAWTSKEGLKDFPDIQTSIRNNETITPPPAPAVPEPADAGLDNHPAWYDPAYTPQHWHPFTLPGYWNDQGVRELNGIVWFRREIDIPATMTDTSAMLRLGRIVDADVVYVNGQKVGNTSYQYPQRRYTLPAGILKPGKNLIVVRITNTAGKGGFIPDKPYYLAAGNDTLDLKGDWLYKVGGVYQAPPPQTTFRETNCPAALHNGMLAPIIPYTIKGALWYQGESNMGNPQEYSRLLPALINDWRNKWHNPALPVLFVQLPGFLEVQYLPSESSWATLRESQRKSGSLPHTAMAIAIDLGEWNDVHPDRKKEVGDRLALLARKMVYGEEQLVASGPLAEKANISDNKVVITFTDTGSGLITSDGLTPGQFAIAGKDGKFVWAQTKLEGNNVIIWSPEVVAPVRVRYAWADNPDNPNLYNREGLPASPFELNIDL; from the coding sequence ATGATGCGCTATCGCTATCTGATCGCCGGCGCATTGCTCTTCTCCCTGTTACATGCCCGTTCAGTGGCACAGGTAAGACTCCCCCGGCTTGTAAGCGACAGCATGGTGCTGCAGCGCAATACACCGGTACAGCTTTGGGGATGGGCCTCTCCGCAGGAGAAGATCCGGATAACATTCCGGGGGAAACAAATCAGGACTACCGCAGGATCGGACGGAAAATGGTCTGCCACCATCCCGGCCATGAGTCATGGAGGTCCCTTTACCATGGACATCAAAGGGAAAAACCATATCATCCTCCGGGATATCCTAGTGGGTGACGTATGGCTTTGCGCCGGACAATCCAACATGGTGCATCAGATGACCCTGCACAGTGAACGTTATGCCTTTGACATAACCAATGCCAACTTCCCGGAAATCCGGCACTTTAAAATTCCGCAGACGACGAATCTGAAAGCACCCTCCGATGATTTGTCAGCCGCTTACTGGAAATCAGCCACGCCCACAGACGTGGCTGATTTTTCTGCGGTAGCCTACTTCTTTGCCCGCAATCTCTACCAGCGTTATCATGTACCCGTCGGATTAATCAACGCATCTGTCGGAGGTACGCCCATTGAAGCCTGGACCAGCAAAGAAGGACTCAAGGACTTCCCTGACATACAGACGTCCATCCGAAATAATGAAACTATTACGCCGCCTCCTGCACCAGCGGTACCGGAACCAGCTGACGCAGGACTGGACAATCACCCCGCATGGTACGACCCGGCCTATACCCCCCAACACTGGCATCCTTTCACCTTGCCCGGCTACTGGAATGACCAGGGCGTCCGGGAACTGAATGGCATTGTCTGGTTCCGGCGGGAAATTGATATACCGGCGACCATGACGGATACATCCGCCATGCTTCGCCTGGGCAGAATCGTTGATGCGGATGTCGTATATGTAAACGGACAAAAGGTCGGTAATACCTCCTATCAGTATCCCCAACGACGTTATACGCTGCCGGCAGGCATCCTGAAACCTGGTAAAAACCTGATCGTGGTACGGATAACGAACACCGCAGGTAAAGGTGGATTCATACCGGATAAACCTTATTACCTGGCTGCCGGCAATGACACACTCGACCTCAAAGGCGACTGGTTATACAAAGTAGGCGGCGTTTACCAGGCGCCTCCGCCACAAACAACTTTCAGAGAAACGAACTGTCCTGCCGCACTGCATAATGGGATGCTCGCCCCCATTATTCCTTATACGATCAAAGGTGCTTTATGGTACCAGGGTGAAAGCAACATGGGCAATCCACAGGAATACAGCCGTCTCCTACCCGCCCTGATCAATGACTGGCGAAACAAATGGCACAACCCTGCATTGCCTGTGCTCTTTGTACAACTTCCGGGTTTCCTGGAAGTACAATACCTGCCTTCCGAAAGTAGCTGGGCCACCCTCAGGGAATCACAGCGCAAAAGCGGGTCTCTGCCGCATACCGCTATGGCAATTGCGATAGATCTGGGAGAATGGAATGACGTGCATCCGGACAGAAAAAAGGAGGTAGGCGACCGGCTGGCTTTACTCGCCAGGAAAATGGTCTATGGTGAAGAACAACTGGTGGCCAGTGGACCGCTGGCGGAAAAGGCGAATATCAGCGATAATAAAGTAGTGATAACTTTTACAGATACCGGTAGTGGTCTGATCACCAGTGACGGTCTTACACCCGGACAGTTTGCTATTGCCGGAAAGGACGGAAAATTTGTATGGGCACAAACAAAACTGGAAGGAAATAACGTGATCATATGGTCGCCGGAAGTAGTAGCGCCGGTACGTGTACGGTATGCCTGGGCAGACAATCCTGACAATCCTAACTTATATAACAGGGAAGGCCTCCCGGCCTCCCCTTTCGAATTGAATATAGATCTATGA